In a single window of the Alphaproteobacteria bacterium LSUCC0684 genome:
- a CDS encoding CoxG family protein, with protein sequence MEMNESHDLPVPIDDVWAALNNVEILKAAIPGCQELTRESETELAAIVKLKIGPVSATFKGNVELSEMNPPHSYVISGSGNGGVAGGATGSAAVRLLSIDDGKGTRLSYDVSASVNGKIAQLGSRLIDSTAKKLATRFFDNFIAELTPES encoded by the coding sequence ATGGAAATGAACGAAAGCCACGATTTGCCGGTGCCGATCGATGATGTATGGGCGGCGCTCAATAATGTGGAAATTCTGAAAGCCGCCATTCCCGGATGCCAGGAATTGACCCGGGAAAGCGAGACCGAACTTGCCGCCATCGTCAAGCTCAAGATCGGTCCTGTTTCGGCCACGTTCAAGGGCAATGTCGAGTTGAGCGAGATGAACCCGCCCCATAGTTATGTCATTTCCGGCAGCGGCAATGGCGGTGTTGCCGGCGGCGCCACGGGATCAGCCGCGGTCCGGCTTCTGTCCATTGATGACGGGAAAGGCACCCGGCTTTCCTATGATGTCAGCGCCAGCGTCAATGGCAAGATTGCCCAGCTTGGCTCACGCCTCATCGACAGCACGGCGAAGAAACTTGCTACAAGGTTTTTTGACAATTTCATCGCTGAACTGACGCCCGAGTCCTAG
- a CDS encoding xanthine dehydrogenase family protein subunit M, translating into MYATTYKKASSVAEAVKAVAGADEGKVLAGGMTLLPTLKQRLASSDCLVDLSGCGLDGITDTGDSIRIGAMTRHVEVETSSVVAKAIPALASLAGGIGDRQVRNRGTIGGSVANNDPAACYPSAVLALGGTVHTSSRDIAAEDFFVDMFETALDEDGIIEAISLPKPEAAAYVKFPNPASRYAMVGVFVARFADGVRVAVTGAGQNGVFRHAGLEEALNANFSADAVDGVSVSADELMSDIHASADYRAHLIGEMTRRAVSAC; encoded by the coding sequence ATGTATGCAACAACCTATAAGAAAGCATCGAGTGTCGCAGAGGCGGTCAAGGCCGTCGCCGGGGCGGATGAAGGCAAGGTGCTGGCCGGCGGGATGACGCTGCTGCCAACGCTCAAGCAGAGACTGGCATCCAGTGACTGTCTGGTGGATCTGTCCGGATGCGGGCTTGACGGAATTACCGATACCGGGGATTCCATCCGCATCGGTGCCATGACCCGCCATGTCGAGGTCGAAACGTCCAGTGTCGTTGCCAAGGCAATTCCGGCGCTCGCCAGTCTTGCCGGCGGGATCGGTGACCGTCAGGTCAGAAACAGGGGCACCATCGGTGGGTCGGTTGCCAATAATGATCCGGCGGCCTGCTATCCTTCGGCGGTGCTGGCGCTCGGCGGAACGGTTCACACTTCATCACGTGATATTGCGGCCGAAGACTTCTTTGTCGACATGTTTGAAACCGCCCTTGATGAGGATGGAATCATCGAGGCGATCAGCCTGCCGAAGCCAGAAGCGGCCGCCTATGTCAAATTCCCCAACCCGGCATCACGTTATGCCATGGTCGGTGTCTTCGTTGCCCGATTTGCCGATGGCGTCAGGGTAGCGGTGACCGGCGCCGGACAGAACGGGGTGTTCCGCCATGCCGGGCTGGAGGAGGCGCTCAACGCCAATTTCAGCGCGGATGCGGTGGACGGGGTAAGCGTTTCCGCTGACGAGCTGATGAGTGATATTCACGCATCGGCGGATTACCGCGCCCATCTCATCGGTGAGATGACCCGCCGCGCGGTTTCGGCCTGCTGA
- a CDS encoding proline racemase family protein — MRSSQVIEVISCHAEGEVGDVIIGGVAPPPGETLWDQARFLLEDGRLRGFMLHEPRGGVFRHVNLLVPPKHPDADAGFIIMEPEHNPPMSGSNSICVATVLLDTGIVPMTEPVTELMLEAPGGLVHVRAACNAGKAESITVENLPSFVQDLDRELEVEGLGTITVDTAFGGDSFVIVDAAELGVDLVPDEARALARLGMKITRAATEQIGFHHPRYPEWRHFSFCLFAGPIRREGKSLHARSAVAIEPGKIDRSPTGTAVSARMAVLAARGEMNEEDQFEAISIIGSRFTGRIAARAEIDGKPAIIPSITGRAWITGSHRYFLDPADPWPEGYRLSDTWGAR; from the coding sequence ATGCGCAGCTCCCAGGTCATTGAGGTAATCTCCTGCCATGCCGAAGGCGAGGTCGGGGACGTGATCATCGGCGGTGTGGCGCCGCCACCCGGGGAAACGCTCTGGGATCAGGCCCGATTTCTTTTGGAAGATGGCCGATTGCGCGGTTTCATGCTCCATGAGCCGAGGGGAGGCGTGTTCCGTCATGTAAATCTGCTGGTGCCGCCAAAGCATCCCGATGCCGATGCAGGCTTCATCATCATGGAACCTGAGCACAATCCGCCGATGTCGGGATCAAATTCCATCTGTGTTGCCACCGTTCTCTTGGATACGGGTATCGTGCCCATGACCGAACCTGTTACCGAACTGATGCTGGAGGCTCCCGGCGGGCTCGTGCATGTCCGCGCCGCTTGCAATGCGGGCAAGGCCGAAAGCATCACGGTGGAGAATCTGCCGAGTTTTGTTCAGGATCTTGACCGGGAACTTGAGGTGGAGGGGCTTGGCACCATCACGGTGGACACGGCTTTTGGCGGCGACAGTTTTGTCATTGTCGATGCCGCTGAACTCGGTGTTGATCTGGTGCCGGATGAGGCAAGGGCGCTCGCCCGGCTCGGGATGAAGATCACCCGGGCGGCCACGGAGCAGATCGGGTTTCATCATCCGCGCTATCCGGAATGGCGGCATTTCTCCTTCTGCCTTTTTGCCGGCCCTATCCGGCGTGAGGGCAAATCGCTCCATGCGCGTTCCGCCGTTGCCATTGAACCCGGCAAGATCGACCGCTCACCGACGGGGACCGCTGTCTCTGCCCGGATGGCTGTTCTGGCGGCACGAGGTGAGATGAACGAGGAAGACCAGTTTGAGGCAATTTCCATCATCGGTTCAAGATTTACGGGCAGGATCGCGGCAAGGGCGGAGATTGACGGGAAGCCCGCCATCATCCCGTCGATAACCGGGCGTGCCTGGATCACCGGAAGCCATCGGTATTTTCTTGATCCGGCCGATCCCTGGCCTGAAGGATACCGGCTTTCCGACACCTGGGGCGCAAGATGA
- a CDS encoding xanthine dehydrogenase family protein molybdopterin-binding subunit, producing MPEGISNEGIGASVRRKEDKKFLTGKGRYTDDISRPGQLHAYFIRSDVAHANINSIDTSAAAKADGVVAIYTGDDVAADGIGGPICGWVVPNRDGTSTHEPPHPILAQGKVRYVGDHVVAIVAETLEQAKSAAELVKISYEELAPVVDLAAASSGAQIHDGMAENRYFDWELGDEAGTEAALNAAARVIKLTVRNNRLIPNAMEPRAAVAEYDDISETYTLYTTSQNPHLTRLVIGAFMLNIPESKLHVVAPDVGGGFGSKIYVYPEEAVCTWVCKKLGRPVKWTADRTQSFLSDAHGRDHINNVQLALDENNRITGLRVDTLANLGGYLSAFAVVTPTYLHGTLLSGCYDIPVIYTNVKGMATTTAPVDAYRGAGRPEATYLLERTMDAAAHEIGMDPAEFRRLNFIPKDAFPYQTAVALQYDTGDYEAPLDRALEMIDYKNFEARRVEAAKRGKYRGIGLSSYIEACGIAPSAVVGALGGRVGLYESAVVRVDPTGTVNVFTGTHSHGQGHVTTFAQIVADKLGIPIGNVEIIHGDTDRIPFGMGSYGSRSLAVGGAAISKAVDKVIEKGKIIAAHLLEASEADMEFRDGKFTVAGTDNEKSFGEIALAAYVPHNYPMDRLEPGLEETAFYDPLNFTYPAGTHVAEVEIDPATGVVEVVDWACCDDFGNLVNPMIVEGQVHGGIAQGIGQALLENAHYDEHGQLLTASYMDYCMPRADNLPSFKVDYTVTPCTHNDLGVKGCGEAGAIASPPALINAVINALSPLGVTDMSMPATPEKVWRAINDAQASAAE from the coding sequence ATGCCAGAAGGTATTTCAAACGAAGGAATTGGTGCTTCTGTCCGCCGCAAGGAAGACAAGAAGTTTCTGACAGGAAAAGGCCGCTACACGGACGATATCAGCCGTCCGGGCCAGTTGCATGCGTATTTCATCCGCTCGGATGTTGCCCATGCCAATATCAACTCCATCGATACAAGCGCGGCGGCGAAAGCCGACGGCGTGGTCGCCATCTATACCGGTGACGATGTGGCCGCGGATGGTATCGGCGGGCCGATCTGCGGCTGGGTTGTGCCCAACCGCGACGGTACCTCCACCCATGAGCCGCCGCACCCGATCCTGGCCCAGGGCAAGGTGCGCTATGTTGGTGATCATGTGGTGGCGATTGTTGCGGAAACGCTGGAACAGGCCAAGTCGGCGGCGGAACTTGTCAAGATCAGCTATGAGGAACTGGCGCCGGTGGTGGATCTCGCCGCCGCATCTTCGGGGGCGCAGATTCACGACGGCATGGCCGAAAACAGGTATTTCGACTGGGAGCTGGGTGATGAGGCCGGAACGGAGGCGGCGCTCAACGCCGCGGCCCGGGTGATCAAGCTTACGGTCCGCAACAACCGGCTTATTCCCAACGCCATGGAACCACGTGCGGCGGTGGCTGAATATGATGATATTTCAGAAACCTACACGCTCTATACCACGTCACAGAACCCGCATCTGACGCGGCTGGTGATCGGGGCGTTCATGCTCAATATTCCGGAGTCCAAACTGCATGTCGTGGCGCCGGATGTGGGGGGTGGTTTCGGCTCGAAGATCTATGTCTACCCTGAAGAAGCGGTGTGCACCTGGGTCTGCAAAAAGCTCGGCCGTCCGGTGAAATGGACCGCGGACCGGACACAATCCTTCCTTTCGGATGCCCATGGACGTGACCATATCAACAATGTTCAGCTGGCGCTCGATGAGAATAACCGGATCACCGGGCTGAGGGTGGATACGCTCGCCAATCTCGGCGGCTATCTTTCCGCCTTTGCGGTGGTGACGCCAACCTATCTGCATGGCACGCTGCTTTCGGGGTGCTATGATATTCCGGTCATCTACACCAACGTCAAGGGGATGGCGACGACCACAGCGCCGGTCGATGCCTATCGCGGGGCCGGCCGTCCGGAAGCCACCTATCTTCTGGAACGGACCATGGATGCGGCGGCCCATGAAATCGGCATGGATCCGGCGGAATTCCGGCGGCTCAACTTCATTCCGAAGGACGCGTTCCCATATCAGACAGCGGTCGCGCTGCAATATGATACAGGGGATTACGAAGCACCGCTTGATCGCGCGCTTGAAATGATCGATTACAAGAATTTCGAGGCCCGCCGGGTGGAAGCGGCCAAGCGCGGGAAATATCGCGGGATCGGTCTTTCAAGCTATATCGAAGCCTGCGGCATTGCGCCTTCGGCGGTGGTCGGTGCGCTGGGTGGCCGTGTCGGCCTTTATGAATCCGCGGTTGTCCGGGTTGATCCGACGGGGACGGTCAATGTCTTCACCGGCACCCACAGCCACGGCCAGGGGCATGTCACCACCTTTGCCCAGATCGTCGCCGACAAACTGGGTATCCCGATCGGGAATGTGGAAATCATCCACGGAGATACGGACCGGATACCGTTTGGCATGGGCTCTTATGGCTCGCGCTCGCTGGCGGTGGGCGGTGCTGCCATCAGCAAGGCGGTCGACAAGGTGATCGAAAAAGGCAAGATCATCGCCGCTCATCTCCTCGAGGCTTCGGAAGCCGACATGGAATTCAGGGACGGGAAATTCACCGTTGCCGGAACCGATAATGAGAAAAGCTTTGGTGAAATCGCTCTTGCCGCCTATGTGCCGCATAACTACCCCATGGACCGGCTGGAACCGGGGCTGGAGGAGACGGCGTTCTATGACCCGCTCAACTTCACCTATCCGGCAGGCACCCATGTCGCCGAAGTGGAAATTGATCCGGCCACCGGCGTCGTCGAAGTCGTGGACTGGGCCTGCTGCGATGATTTCGGCAACCTTGTCAACCCGATGATTGTCGAAGGCCAGGTCCATGGCGGCATCGCCCAGGGGATCGGGCAGGCATTGCTTGAAAATGCTCATTACGATGAGCACGGGCAATTGCTGACCGCGTCCTACATGGATTACTGCATGCCGCGGGCGGATAACCTGCCTTCCTTCAAGGTGGATTACACCGTGACGCCCTGCACCCATAACGATCTCGGGGTGAAGGGATGCGGGGAGGCGGGGGCCATTGCCTCACCACCGGCACTGATCAATGCGGTCATCAATGCGCTGTCTCCTCTCGGGGTGACGGACATGTCCATGCCGGCAACACCGGAAAAGGTCTGGCGTGCGATCAACGACGCGCAAGCCAGCGCCGCCGAATAA